Proteins from one Candidatus Latescibacterota bacterium genomic window:
- the lpdA gene encoding dihydrolipoyl dehydrogenase gives MKEYDVAVLGGGPAGYPAAIRASQLGARVCLVEKEKLGGVCLNRGCIPTKTMHGLAHLIELAGSGGEAGVSGSIKPDIAGLMGHKSRVVDGLVTGVEKILKGRKVDVIRGTGRITSPGVIDVKGVESITAANIIIATGSSEIELPGMEFDGRNILSSTDLLEIDRIPESMIVVGGGVIGCEFASIFNAFGTKVSIVEMLPSLVTSEDIHVIRFLQTYFRKKGIGLNLGKKVSSLEVKDGAVISALDDGSQLNAEVALVSIGRRPNIEGTGAVEAGVETTGDGIVVNGKMETGVNGIYAAGDVIGGYLLAHVATREGLIAAENALGASREIDYKTVPTTIYTLPEVSHVGMTSQEAKEAGIETVEGRFPFAANGKAKGLREEEGFVKWIADASDKRLLGLHILGPQATELLPAGILAIDRKMTAEEFTSVILPHPTLGEALGEAAEALEGKAIHMLR, from the coding sequence ATGAAAGAATACGATGTGGCGGTCCTTGGAGGAGGGCCTGCCGGATATCCCGCGGCGATCAGGGCCTCACAGCTGGGAGCTCGGGTCTGCCTGGTGGAAAAGGAAAAACTCGGAGGCGTTTGTCTCAACAGGGGATGTATCCCGACCAAGACGATGCATGGGCTCGCCCATCTCATCGAGCTTGCCGGCTCGGGAGGCGAAGCGGGTGTGTCAGGCAGTATCAAGCCGGACATCGCCGGGTTGATGGGACACAAGAGTCGTGTCGTCGATGGACTGGTAACCGGTGTGGAGAAGATCCTGAAGGGAAGAAAAGTAGATGTGATCAGAGGCACCGGCAGGATCACTTCTCCCGGGGTCATCGATGTGAAAGGTGTTGAGTCCATTACGGCGGCGAATATCATTATAGCAACGGGATCCTCGGAGATCGAGTTGCCCGGAATGGAGTTCGACGGCAGGAATATCCTGAGTTCGACCGACCTGCTGGAGATAGACAGGATCCCGGAGAGCATGATCGTCGTCGGAGGAGGGGTCATCGGGTGCGAATTCGCCTCGATCTTTAATGCCTTCGGAACGAAGGTCTCGATAGTGGAGATGCTTCCAAGCCTGGTGACTTCCGAGGATATCCATGTGATCAGATTCCTGCAGACATATTTCAGAAAAAAAGGTATCGGACTCAATCTCGGGAAAAAGGTCAGCTCCCTGGAAGTGAAGGATGGAGCCGTCATATCGGCCCTGGACGACGGATCGCAGCTGAATGCCGAAGTGGCCCTGGTCTCGATAGGAAGAAGGCCGAACATCGAGGGTACAGGCGCCGTGGAAGCCGGTGTCGAGACGACCGGGGACGGGATCGTCGTCAATGGAAAGATGGAGACGGGAGTGAATGGTATATATGCCGCCGGAGATGTCATCGGGGGATACCTTCTCGCTCATGTCGCTACAAGGGAAGGCCTGATCGCCGCGGAAAACGCTCTCGGCGCATCGAGAGAGATCGATTACAAGACCGTACCTACCACAATATACACTCTGCCGGAAGTCTCGCATGTCGGGATGACCAGCCAGGAGGCGAAAGAGGCCGGGATCGAGACTGTAGAGGGCCGATTCCCCTTTGCCGCAAACGGAAAGGCGAAAGGGCTGCGTGAAGAGGAAGGCTTCGTCAAGTGGATCGCCGACGCGAGCGACAAGAGGCTACTCGGACTTCATATACTGGGGCCGCAGGCGACGGAGCTTCTGCCTGCCGGGATACTGGCAATAGACAGGAAGATGACGGCGGAAGAATTCACTTCGGTGATATTACCTCATCCGACGCTCGGCGAGGCTCTCGGGGAAGCTGCAGAAGCTCTCGAGGGTAAAGCCATCCACATGCTCAGATAA